In Falco peregrinus isolate bFalPer1 chromosome 9, bFalPer1.pri, whole genome shotgun sequence, the genomic stretch AGGAAGCCACGACGCTGCAGCCCCGCAGAGAGGCCAGCTTGcatctcctctccctctgctgacTGTAGCATCACACTGGTCTCAGTGTGACAGTACCCACTGCAAGGTCTGAAGGCTTTTGGGCTGGCCTTGGCATTGGCAGCACTCCAAGAGCTGCAGAAGGACAGACCACCCCTGCCAGCCACTGTTGGAGCTATTTCTAGGATGCTATTCCCATAACTGCCGTTGCTGGTGGGGTTCTGCTTCTCTTCCCAGCTCACCTCCTCAGCCAGCCCATGCTGTGCTGAGCGTGGCCCAGCTCTGGGGCTGAGGCTCTGTGTGACCCCAGCACTGGTGACAATGTGGCCATGATTACAACGGCAGCAACAGTGCTGAGCACCTGGCCTcttccagtacagcagcactgcagaccTGCCTTGAGTGTTTCTACCACCGAGACTGATTTCTCAGGCAGGGCTCAACTGTGGAGTGACCACAGCTGGGTGAGGATGGGGCAGCCACCAGCTTGGAGGAACACTGTGGGCCAGGCACTGCCTGAGGCTGAGcagagagcccagcacagccgAGGCGAGCAGAGCTATGTTGGGGGTGCAGGGGTTTAGCTACACCCCCTTAACCCGGCAGAGGGATGCCTGGACTGAGGAAAAGGCTCCTCGTTGCTGGGGGTAGCACCCTGGCACCCgagggcagctggcagggctgagtCCCTTGGGTGAAGGAAGATGGGGTGCCTGGGGACACCATGAGCAGGAGCCGATTCACCCAGCCCGGCCATACCaggagcacctgcctgccccttGCCTGTGcgcccagcagcaggctgggcactgggggactttgctccatccctgctccctgcactcCCCCAGGCCCCgctgctgtccctgtccccagtgggtgggtgggcaatgccccctcctcagcagctgcacagaCTGGGGGTCCCTCCAACTCCTGCCCCGGCAGAGACCCCTccagcaggggcaggcagggcaggcagaccTGCCGGGGGACTGGGCGCGTAGCCAGGGGGCTGCTACCTGCCGAGGCAGGGGATGACAGTGTCTCACTGTGCTTCCCCCTAGGAGCTACTGTGCCTACGTGGTGCAGCGCAACGTGACGTGCACGCTGCAGGACGGGGCCGAGAGCTACATCAAGGCTGAGTACCACAAGTGCAGCTGGGGACCCAAGTGCCCGGGGAAAGTGCTGTGAGTATGGGGGACACTGGGGCACggcttccttcccctcccagcttcaGATTGCTCTCTCCTTGGGTCCCAACCCCCTGTGCCACCCTTCCAACTGTGAACCCCGCTTTCCAGAGGGCAGTGAAAGGGGCTGAAGGGATTTTCCTGGGCAAGGCAGTCAATGGCAGCGCAGCAGTGGTGGGAGGAGGCGATATGGGATCTGTCAGGAGGGAGAGGGCGCTCTGTCCTTCATCAGAAATAAATCAGGAAATCATGGGAAGCTGGGGGTCCCCGTGCAGGGAAGCATTTTGTCACACACGTGCCGTTTGGCACAAAGATGGCAGCTCAGTGAAAGCCTGactgagaggaggaggaaacagaGCCCATGGCTGGGGATGGCTCAGGGCTTCCTGCCctaggaaaatatttgcaaaactcTCTGCCACCTTGTCAGTGCTGGAGGGAACCACCCCACCACGCCGCAGCTAGAGACACAGCAGGGTGGACACTGGGGCTTTGTGCTTCACCACACTCTGGCCCCAGGCCGGGGATGCTGCTCCATGCAGAAATGATGCTCTCCAGCATCCTCCCTGGGcctgctgagagcagcagagctgaacacCGAGGAAAACCAGGCTGAGAAGGGCTTTTGTTGGAGCCTGACACCCCTTCTACAGTACCAGCACacggtgctgcagcagctgggactCGCCCTGCGCCGGCAGTGCTGTGGGACGCACACACAGCCTCTCTCGGCAGAAACAGACAATCAGGCCCACTCGCTGACttgctctttccttcctcccatcACAAGTGCTTTAACAGCGTTTGGGGACTTCAGGacatcctgcagctgctggtacCCGTGGAGGTCCCCAAAGCCTCTCCCGTCTCTGCAGTGTCCGTTGCtcagcccctccagcctttcACACAAAACTGGGGTGAAACCGAGGTGTTTCCTGAAAGGAGCTGGACCCACAGCTGAACTTTCTGCACAGCCTTGGATGCTGCATCCATGCATGAGAGGGAAACATAGTTTTCTGTGCACTGAAGCCATCAGCTAATGTTTGTGCAGCTGCAAAAAATACTTCCCCTTGCCACCGTTTGGAGAAGGGTTCGGGGGTGCCGAAGGGCTCTGGGCTCCTCTGCCGAGGCCAGCATGACACAGAAAAGGTGCCCTGCCTTCTGGATGCCATCCTCATCCTCACTTCACCTCATGACGGCGGCTGGGTGCAGCAGTCTCCTGCTGTGCTatgtccaggcaggtttctACACACTGAGACAAAAGGAAAGACCGTGGAAACTCAGCAGCatctgtgaagaagaaaaacaaaaagaagggcTTGTTTTGAAACTGTCCTGTGCCTTTGGGAAATTGTTGattttgagaaattttgaagTGATTCGAAGAACGGAGGATTTGGGtttgccttctcctcctgcactgTGGTTCATGCAGAAGTGGCTGTACCACACTGGGAATCGTGTGTAAGTGGCAttgcccaggagctgcagctgggctggggacacTGAGGACCTGACCAGGGACATGGACAATGACAGGGGCTCAGCCCCATGTGCTGCCCCGAGCGACTGGATAAGTGTGAGTGCCTTACACAGCCCCTCTGTGCAGCACGGGTGGTTGTGCCATCTCCTCCAAGACCTGCTGAACGTGCTGGAGAACAAGGGCCTGATTGTGTGTGTTGTTGCAAAACAGCAAATTCCAGGATTTTCAAGCCCTAGTAAATTCAGATTGGAAATTTCCAAAAGGCAGGTTCAAAGCGCTGGTGTTTCAGAGGTGGTGAGACATGTGCGGTCTTCAGCCCTGTGCGGCTCAGCTCAGCTGGTGGGGGGAGGAcaggtgctgggggggtccTGTGCCATCCCTGCCACCTCGTGGGAGAGTGCCACCgaagagcagggagcagctgagtCCTTCTGGCGGGGCTGGTGGGGTCCCACGTGGAgtgagagcagagagggagggtGTTAGTGTCCCACCAGGCAAGGAGATGGGCTCGCAGCCTTGTTTGCTGTGTATGGCGGGGTTTGATGTTGTAGTGCCCAAACTATGATAAAAAAACCTCCCAGGGCatcccagctggggcaggaggaggtgtAAGGAGCCATCCCTTTGCGCACACCACATGGCATCGCTCCGGTAAACCTTGCCAGCGCTCTGCAGCCTGACTGTCAAAGCTCTCGCATGCAATGCCAGCCCAAAGCACTTAGGCTTCCCATCAGACTGATGCCctccacacagagaaaataccTTTCCAAAGGTATGTCAACTTCCTAGAGGATTCAGGACAGGATTCCAGTCgagaagaggatttttttacCCCACTGGGAAATTTTCTAGGTCAAGTCAAAGTGTAAAACACACCCACAAGCAGCCCGGACCCCTCTTGGAAGTGAGAGAAGCTTGCAGGGGTTTTAGAATCACTTCCATCATTTCATCTTGTGATCTCCTGGGCCAAAAGTTGCCAAATTGTGTGGCATCTGTCACAGTCATCTATTGGGCCAGGGACCAAAGCAATACACTTAGAGCTGCTTTTCTAAACATGCAATAAGAGtcccaggttaaaaaaaaaaatccaataaatCTCTCCAGAAACCACAGATACATAAATAACGGCTCTGCTCAGACAGTCCCTCCTCGCCCCTGGGCTGTTTCTCATGCTTGTCTAGTTGTGTTACCAACTTGTTGAGGAGAACTCTTCTCTCACCATGTGCTATCACACCTGCACGCTGTGGTCTGGTCCTGGAGAAGGTGGGCACGTGTTTTTGGAGCGCTGGTTAATGAGCTGTGTCCCTGGACGGGCACTATGATGCTACACTGGGTGACGGTGCAGCAGGAGCTCTTGGAGGAGGTGGGTCATGGTCTGCAGGGGCAGCACAGAGGTCTCAGCCAGGCTTTCCCTCGTGCCTGGATTCTCCACACTCAACAGGACCCTGCTCTTCTCAATTGCTTTATGTTGAGGCTGCTTCGCTAAActgtcttctttcttcctcccctctcctggaAAGGTACCGCACCTTCTTCAGACCCAAATACAAGATTGGGTACAAGACAGTGACCGAGCTGGCCTGGAGGTGCTGCCCGGGCTTCATGGGAGAAGGGTGCCATGACAGCCCGACTGACCAACCCGGCCTGCTGCCCCAACATCCCAGCCCTAAAATGCCTCCTGGACAAAAGATGTTTCCAATCCCCAGACTTCCTCCCTATCCAAAAAGCCACCCTGACTTGTTTCCAGGACCAAAGAAGAATCAGTATGGTGAGATCTTGCTCCTGCTTCACATCCCCAGGTTACCACACACTCTCGGACCTCCCGGTTCTTTCTGTTCCAGCACAAGGCATGAATTTGCTAAACCCTCAGTGGGTGATGTGCTTTCTGATCAGAGACCTGACATTTGATTGCTTTGGAGATCAATTGCTTTCTAAATCtagtttctttcaaaacatgCTGCTTCCAAATTGCCCGTGCTCATtgctttaaagcatttttctatttttgggGTCGGTAGAGTGTGTCTCAAGATGAAGCTCCCACAGGTTGTTCTCTGTTGAACTTGGGAGCAGAGGGCTTGATcccaagaagaaaagagggTTTGCTGATCAGCTTAAGAAAATATgtagaggaaaggaggaagggcGGTCTGATATTTTGCTGAACTGGCAATaagagggaggcaggagctAATGTTAGTTAGTATGGAAAAGGACTCAAATCTAGAAGATAGCCAAGGAGGGAAGTTGAAGGAGCACCAGCCCTGACCGTGCCCTCTCTTCCTGTTTCCCTGTGCAGGCAGGAAGCTGCCCGGCCTCTTCGGGGACCGCCTGGACcggctggaggaggaggtgaggcGCCTTTCCCAGTCCTACGACAGCCTGCACACCATGGTGAGTGGCCTGGGGGACCGCCTGCGGCTGGCCATCCAGGAGGACACCTCCAAGATGATCGGCTCCCTGATGAACAGCCCAGGCACGCCTGACTCGACAGTGGGCTTTGGCATCATTCCTGACGGCCTGGTGGATGTGGCAGACAAAGCCGACATTGCCACATACCCACCGGTGGGGGAGATCCTGACCAAAGTGACAGAGGTGAGCGATGTACTGAAGACCAAGGCAGATTTGCTGCATGAGGTTCGCGGCATGGTCCTGGACCACGATGGGCAGATCAAGCATCTGCTGGAGTCAGCCCGGCCCTCGCCCCTCACTTCCATTGACATGCTGGAGGAGTACGTGGACACGAGGCTGAGCAACCTGCGCGGGGAGCTGCTCGATGGCTTTGAGAAGAAGCTGGGGAAGATCCAGACCACGTGTGATTTCCGGATCCAAGAGGTGCGGCAGCAGTGTGAGGAGGAGAAAGCTGCCAACCTGCGGCTGCAACAGACGCTGGATGGGAAAGAGCTAGAGATCAAGAAAGAGATCTCCCAGCTGGAGACCCAGATTCAAGGGCTAACGGTGgtggaaagctgctgcagcaaccTGGATTACCTCACCGATCGCATGAACATCCTTGAGAAAGGCCTTCACAGCATCTCTGAGTCCCAGAAGAACTTGCACTCACGGCTGGATGGAGAAGTCTCCACTGTCACCCTAGGAAACCTTTTTGAAGGGCGCTTTGAGGATCTGGAAGCCAGACTGAATGCTACAGAGAGAGaaactgggagctgctgctctggtgtAGAGGACAGCATGAGAGGCACCGTGGTGGCAGAGGTGGATGGCATGAGGACTGCCTTTGAAGACAAAATGCAGACCCTGGAGGACAGGTTCATGACCATTGTGGGGGAGCTGAACAACATCAGTTCTCCTGTGGGAATGGATGGTGCGGTGGTACCTGTGCTGGAGGGGGAGCTCGCCAGCGTGAGGAAACAGATGGACGAGATGCTGGAGGTGTTGCAGAATCGCCTCATCACGCTGGAGAACACTTGTTCCCTGGGCTGCACCTCTGCCTCCAAAGATGTGGAGACCTTCCGGACAGAGATTGAAGACTGCCAGAACAAGAACCAGGACCTGCTTCTCCGCATGGACAGCAATTATGACCTCCTGCGTAAGCTGAATGCCACCATCCTGGAGATCCAGCGGCGAATCGAGGAGGAAGCATCGGGGGCTTTGCAAGGGGAGATCACCTTGCTAAAGATCAACCTGAACACCGTAAGCAAGTCTCTGACGGGGCTCAAGGACTCTGTCTCCCAGTACTCGGACACTGTGACACACGTCAACTCCTCACTGGATGAGCACGAGCGGAAGATTGAGGATGAAGTCCACTCTATCCAGGAGAAAGTCAACAACCAAGGCTCCCAGCTCTTCTTCAGCAACCGGCGTGTCCTGAACCTCAAGGGAGACTTGGAGCAACTCAAAGCCAGGATTGTCAGCGACCTGAGCTCCTGCAAGAACGTGGCCCACAACCTGCAGCAGGAGATTGCTCACTTTGATGACCGGGTGGCCCGGGTGGAGAGCGTCTGCGGCAGGCTGGGTGCCATCACGGGAAGCCTGGGCGGCATCAGGGATGAACTGGAGAAACACACGGGCAGTCTGTGGGACTACATGGACCACATGAATGGGACCCTGGCTGCCCACTCTCAGGAAATAACAGGACTGAAGGACAACCTACTTGACTGCCAGGCCAAGGTCTCCGAGCTGGCGGAGCAGGTCGGCCACTTGGAAGAGCAGGCGGAGGGGAAGCAGCATTAGCTGCGCTGCCACgtgcttcttccttctcctccccgGGAAGGACAGGCTTAACTTATATCACACAGACTTGCTCCAATGTGCCAACAGTTCTTgggataattttttaaatgaaaagataaattaaaagctgctacaaaaccttttttttttttttttttttttttttttaaatcttgtcaGCCCCACTTTTCCGTAACTGCCGTTACGGTACTTTTGCTTCCCAACACCCAGCAGCTGTCCCAACCCCGGTGCAGCAGTGTCACCGGGGGCGTTGCTTTGGCTCCTGGGCTGATGACCCCAGAAGGACAATTCAGGAGGAAGCTGGAGGTGGGAACAttgggttgttgttttgggtttttttaaattttatttttgtggattTATCGCTTCTTGAAGAATAAAACCCTGTAGTTATCAGTTGAGAAATAGGAGTTTCTCTGACCTAGCGACCACCTGCATCTTAATCCAGGGactgagcagagccagggcttcTTACAGGGAACAAAATTCACCACAGGAATTGCAGATTTCAAAGAACACACGTATTCACACATCCCCCTGGGAACTGCTTTCCCCTTTCCAAGACAGCAGCCCTCCTCGTGTATGGTAAATCCATTTATACTACTCACTCTTCCCTGCAAACGCACATGCCTTATGGAGCGTATGAGGATATACATTAAGAAAACACACatacgtgtatatatatatatatatggtatGTGGATGTATATTTTTGAACAGTCCACTGTTGTGGTGCTCATCTGATTGCCATTTCCTCTAGCTGCCCCCACGTcccttgctgtgttttgaagaaCCACATTAAGCAGCTAAAACCTGGTGCAGCAGTATCTGGGGCAAGGGGTGCAGTCCCTTGGGGCTGCCGTGCTTTGCAATCCCACTTTGCTCTACTCTCTGGTTACACCTGGGACTGACATGAAGGGTTATGGAAAAACTTTTGTCTTCCCCAAGGAGATGTGTGTCCATAGGTTTCTGCAGAGACCAAGCTGGGCATGGAGCAGTCCTGTCCCTTTTCTTGCTTAAACTGTGAAGGTGGTTTCCCTCATCTCGTCCCGGGACAGGAgaactgcagctgctccagggtgTGAGGCTTTCCCCGTGCAGCAGTGTCGGAGCAGGAGCCTGTGTCCTCCTCACGTTCTTCTGAGCCCACTGGGATGCCAACAGCCCTGGGGACCTGCCCCGCTGTGGAGCAAGGCAGGGAACCTTTGAGAAGATCTCTTGAGACCTCTCCTCATCTCAGCCTGGGAATGGAAACCCCAGATGATTTAGTCACCTAGACTCTGGTTTCCCACGAACAGGCAGGCTGGAAAAGGTTGTACATGTTCCTGAGCAACTCCAGCCTTGCCCTGTGGAGCACGTGCCTGGACTGTGCAGCTGTTGCACACAAAACCTGCCTCTCCCAGCGAGCCCGGCATGGGTGtcctctgctgctcagccaACGGGGGCTTCATTACCAGAAAGGATGAAAACATCAAAGAACCTCTGTCTCACCAGCTCTGGCACTTTATAGCAGAGGAACATATTTTTCCTACCAGCTCGGCGTTGCAGCTCATGGACCCTCCCATGCCAGCTAGCCTTCAGCTCCCACAGTGCCCATCAGCCTCACCAGGCTGTCCCTGCTCTTCTACACCACGATTCCCCCTTGGTCCCCCCATCCCACAAAGGAGGAGCTCTGCGCTCCAACAGcgcaaagcagcagcaactccCAGCACAGATGCATCTGGGTGCCTTTTCTCCTCCATAAAAGCTGGATGAGCTCCCTGAAACAGATGCTTCCAGGCTGAGGACCACAGGGATCACCAAGTCTAGCTGGCCACGTCACATTACCTTGAAGTGGTAAAAGCTCTTTCTGCTGCCAGGGGAGCACGGGCCACCAGCTGTGtgagcagggagaagggaccTGGTCTCCCACCACTCCATCCTGCCATCTCACAGGCTGCCAGTTGCTCACAGCACCAGACTTCACTATTGCTGCTCTGGGCTTTGCTGATTTAGAgccatgctggagctgctgaGACACTTCTCCAGCTGACAAGAAACTCCAGCTACCTTTGGGCATCCTGCAAAACCTGCTCTCAGACCAcaaccccccctttttttttttttcctccttttcccctcaGCCCAAGGAAGGTGTCTCAAGCCAATCCTTGGTACTTTGCAATCCTCTCacaacagggagaaaaagggCTGCAGCAACCAAAGAGAAAACTAAGCCAAGGGGCAGACTCACACCTTCCCAGGCCAGGGCTGggtgagagagcagctggacaGCAGCTTCCTCCAGCACTGAGGGAGCCAGAACTGGCCATAACAGAACCAGGACTAGGAAGAAGTCTGACCTTCCAGAAAATGGTGCTATGTTTGGACTGTTCCTGACTAGTCACTTGAAGCTACGGACAGTTTGCATTTCGGTTCTCAGCTATTCATGtttaaaaagtgaaaggaaCTTCATACAAAATagggcatttttttaatttttttttttttttttgcttgcagagagaggaggagatggTGCCCCATCGTTGTCCTTGCATGGGCAGCTTTCCGAGGCAGTTGATAACTGATCCTCTTAAAAGGctgtgttttattgtttttaaaaccttGTACATTTgttcaaattttaaaagctgagaaagTGTTTgtactggaaaggaaaaaaaaaaataaagtatttcttgCCGAGGTTTCCAAGATCAAAATGACTTGTGtggctttcagaaaagcagagctagAGTTAAagcacagaggcaggcaggctggggggtgATTTACACTCAGCACATCGCtcagggaaggagaaggtggATGCCAGAGTGGAGGAAGGAGCCCAGCAATGCTCCcacctgttttgttttattttatgtagtTACAGCCGAGAGCTCCTGGAGCTGGTGCACCCAGCCAGCCAAAGGCAGCACCATGCTGGCAGCCAAGTTCCAGAGAAGTCCCCCAGCCATGGGGACAGGGTCCCAGCCCAACCCTGCTTCAGGACAGTTGAGCTTTCCCCAACTGCTCCAGTGTAGGGGTGTGGGAacagctcctgccctggcacaaggttgtggcaggctgtgccagcacaggagACATTCagcccctgcacacacacacagagcagcagagcctgctTCCTGCATTAAATCAGTTTTGCAACATTACCTGAAGGTAGTAGGCAAAAAAccataaaatcaaaataaagtcCTTTTCTAGTGCAGCTGCTCCACAGGCTGAGGAAGCTGTAAGTCCTGCCCACATCTCCACCAAGACcggacccccccccccgcaggccACTTCAGCAGGATAAACCCCACCACATTTGCAAAAGGACACCCAGCCTGGCTCCCACTTCCACGCACAGGGCTACAATAGGCAGCCTAGATTAAGGCACTGCttatttattattgctgttgGTGAAGAACACTCAAAACCCCAACAGCTTCCATCTACATTAATGAGTTAAGCCACAGACAGCTTCAGTCCATCAGCTACCAAACTGGAGGTAGCTGAACTGTCTGGGAACACTGGTCATACTGGAGGAAGCAATAGCTATGCCAGAGGCTCATCAGTAAATAAGACCAtgacccaccaccaccacctttaaAAGGCAGCCAGGCTTTATAGGTGTTAAGAACATGAAGGTGACACCCAGCTTACATGAATTTTAGTGATTGGAGTTTTTGTGGGGTCAGATCTCCCTCTTACCCCTCTTTGGCCCCCTAAGAAGGGGTGTTTCTAGTGCAGAATGTGATCCCTATTAGAAGGGCAAAATGCCTGAGCAGCAAACAGGGAGGAGATGCACATGGAGCATCCCGAACTGGCAGAGGACACGCAGGAGAGCCCTGGGTCAGGTCTCCACAGGTAATGGGGTCAGGAGAAGGCATCCAAGTCAACAGCAGGGAGTGGACGCCTCCAGTAGGCAAAGTGGCTGTACTCTGGACACACCAGAGCAATGCTGCCACCCTGTCCCAGGGGAGGGAAGATGAGCTCCACCAGCTCCGACAGACGTTCGTACCTGTGGGGACAAGAAAGAAGTTGCATTGGAGTCACTGgggttttgtttacttttcttcctcatGAGATGCTCCTCAGGGTTAAAGCCACGTTAACCCAAGGAACAAGCACATCACTTACGTAGACTTGTGGTTCTTTGTGAGCTCCTGGATCAGCTCTCCCTTGGGGTTGACTGTGAATATGCGGCTCTCCGGCAGGCCCACTTGCTTGTAAGCATAGACATCCTGCCAAGGAAGGCCAGCGAGGTGTGAGGGCTACATGAGGCACCTctgccaccaccacagcccgagCCCTTCCTCCACCCCAGGAGACCTGCTCACATTGGCTTTGTTCCCAAAGGCTGCGTAGAAGGGCACCTTCATCGCAAACAGGTTTTGGATGTCCATCAAACAGGCAATCTTGAACACCTCCGGCTTCTTCTCAAtcacctccctgcagcacaaGACAGACGCACAGAGCAGAGGTCGTAGTAGCATCAGCTGGCCAGGACCGCAGGCAGCCAGGCTGTCCGGGGCTCAAGGCAGCAATTTGGGGGGCAAGAAGGGTTCCATGCATCAGGCACTTCACCGTGAAGCTGCAGGGAAGACCCACAGTTCCCCTGCTGCCTCCGGTGAAAGGCATCCTgccccagggagggggcagaggcAGTTTAAGGCTGTGACACCCCTCAGcgaggggaggggggtgccatccccagggatgcaggaggtgcagggctggggaggagaagaggaCACAGTACCTGTGGAAGGCAGAGAAGAGGCTGCTGGGGGCAAGCAGGATGGGACCCTTGGGGAGGGCACAGCCTTGCTCGTTGACCCATTTGAGGTAGCCTTTGGTGATGTGTGCCATGCCGATGGCTCTGGCTGAGCAGTAGAGGAACTTGTAGCCATTCCTACAGAGCGCACAGGGGACCCTCCAGGCTGCGCCCTGGACAgggcaccccctgctcccctgaAGAGGACGGAGCCAAGCACTTGCCCTAAGCCCAGACCTGTTTGCCCTTCAGCAAGCAAGGTGGCGTCACTGGCCCCCAGACCCAGGCTAAAACCAGCCCCACCTGCCTCACTGGAGGGGGAGCACGTACCGGGCTGCGAAGCCCAGCGGGACCCCTGGGCCAGCACCCCCATGCACCGGGCTGCCCGCGGctcctggggagctgggcacAGCCCGTGCAGACCCCCGGGCAGGCGTGGAATGCTGCTTTTGCGGGACCAGACGTGGCCGCAAACCCCCACCGCACCCcgcgcccgcagccccccgggggcGTGagccccgtgtcccccccagccccgggccggGACGAGCCATCCGCGGGCCCACAGTGCCTCTTAGTGGCCATCGGTGCCAGGGATGGAGCCGGTGGCCGGGCTCCGTGGGgaccccctgccagccccacatcGCACCTCGGGGCGGGGGTCCCCGTGGGTGCGggaagcaggagctgggtgCCCAGAGAGGCCACCGGCACGGCCCCACGGGGCTGCGGCGCCGGGCGGACCCCCGTGCTGCTGCTACACAGCGAGGCAAAGGTCTTCGGCGATGCCTGTGGCCTCTCGGGTGTGATCCGGTGCGGTCTCGTGTCCGTCCTTCGGTGCTCAGCTACACCTCCCCAGCCAAGCCCCCACCAACACACACTCTTCTCAGGGAAGGCAACGCAAACAACTGCTCCCAGGGGAAGCCCCCTGCTTGTGCCCCCCCACATCATCTAGACAGCGCAGCAAACATCAGTCATCACTGACAGCGGGTGATCAGGCTATTTTGGCTGGCATCAGTGGTTAAGGAGCCCTGACTCTGGCTCCcacccagcctctcctccatcATCCTCCCACTTCCCCTTGGTCTCAGTCGATCCAATACCTACATGTGGATTTTGTGGAAGAGCTTAGCAATCCCATGATGAGTCCAGTCTTTTCCCAGATGCGGCAAGATGTGCCCAAGCGCATCTGACCTAGAAGAAAAGGAGACCAGGTTAGGTTGACCCAACCTGGTGGGTTGGATGGGGTTTGTggtccctcccagcttcttatGCTAGCTGTGAAAGGACACTTTCCCATAACAGGGAGGAACAGGGATGTCCAGGGGGAGAAAGGCCCTTTACTTGGTGATGGTGCCATCGATGTCTGAGATCACCACCTTGTCATCCCAGTTCCACAGGTAGATGGTGGCCTCACAGCGGCACGTGCCCTGGTACTGGGTTGTCACACTGAATGCCACCTCGTTGGGGCCATCTTGCAGATTCAGCCTTCCCTGTGGCAGAGGGAACAGAAGTGGTACACCAGCACCAATTCACACCAGTCCAAAGCTTCCTAGAGGTCAGACTGCCACCTGGCCAGAGCCATCCACTGGATGCCAGAGACCCCAGACATCCATAGGGTAGCCACTGAGGGCAAAATACTTAAAT encodes the following:
- the EMILIN3 gene encoding EMILIN-3, yielding MRRARALRRRGALLACLSLGTLLALADAKGGFYPPAAPLPYGGRYSLYTAGSSPQLGPGKPVGKHKSYCAYVVQRNVTCTLQDGAESYIKAEYHKCSWGPKCPGKVLYRTFFRPKYKIGYKTVTELAWRCCPGFMGEGCHDSPTDQPGLLPQHPSPKMPPGQKMFPIPRLPPYPKSHPDLFPGPKKNQYGRKLPGLFGDRLDRLEEEVRRLSQSYDSLHTMVSGLGDRLRLAIQEDTSKMIGSLMNSPGTPDSTVGFGIIPDGLVDVADKADIATYPPVGEILTKVTEVSDVLKTKADLLHEVRGMVLDHDGQIKHLLESARPSPLTSIDMLEEYVDTRLSNLRGELLDGFEKKLGKIQTTCDFRIQEVRQQCEEEKAANLRLQQTLDGKELEIKKEISQLETQIQGLTVVESCCSNLDYLTDRMNILEKGLHSISESQKNLHSRLDGEVSTVTLGNLFEGRFEDLEARLNATERETGSCCSGVEDSMRGTVVAEVDGMRTAFEDKMQTLEDRFMTIVGELNNISSPVGMDGAVVPVLEGELASVRKQMDEMLEVLQNRLITLENTCSLGCTSASKDVETFRTEIEDCQNKNQDLLLRMDSNYDLLRKLNATILEIQRRIEEEASGALQGEITLLKINLNTVSKSLTGLKDSVSQYSDTVTHVNSSLDEHERKIEDEVHSIQEKVNNQGSQLFFSNRRVLNLKGDLEQLKARIVSDLSSCKNVAHNLQQEIAHFDDRVARVESVCGRLGAITGSLGGIRDELEKHTGSLWDYMDHMNGTLAAHSQEITGLKDNLLDCQAKVSELAEQVGHLEEQAEGKQH